The Carettochelys insculpta isolate YL-2023 chromosome 23, ASM3395843v1, whole genome shotgun sequence genome has a window encoding:
- the DFFB gene encoding DNA fragmentation factor subunit beta isoform X3, with protein MAPRPRAFKIRSLRDPRKFGVAARSLLELRRKGGKLLQLSSPDCRLCLYEDGTELTEGYFHHIPENTDLVLLAPGETWQGCIESRFKNKSSYMRYSCESRIRSYMKEVSSYTSAVHPAAQAEYKRITDFMLDKLKSVKYNGCYFDRREEEEVRLCTTDGWFSCQGPFDRDYCLYKHSINPYGNRENRILFSTWNLDHIIEKKRTIVPTLAEAVKEQDGREVDWEYFYRLLFTLDNLKLVHIACHKKISHNLTCDRTKIYRKRNNRQKVSK; from the exons ATGGCCCCGCGGCCCAGAGCCTTCAAGATCCGCAGCCTGCGCGACCCCCGCAAGTTCGGGGTGGCGGCGaggagcctgctggagctgcggcgCAAGGGGGGcaagctgctgcag CTTTCTTCTCCTGACTGCCGGCTCTGTTTGTATGAGGATGGGACAGAACTGACTGAAGGTTACTTCCACCACATTCCAGAGAATACAGACCTTGTACTGCTAGCTCCAGGGGAGACCTGGCAGGGTT gTATAGAGTCTCGATTTAAGAATAAATCAAGTTACATGAGATACAGTTGTGAAAGCAGAATACGAAGTTATATGAAAGAG GTTAGCAGTTATACGTCAGCTGTTCATCCAGCAGCACAAGCAGAATATAAAAGAATAACTGACTTTATGTTGGATAAACTGAAGTCTGTTAAATATAATGGCTGTTACTTTGAcagaagagaggaggaggaggtccgcCTCTGCACTACTGATGGATGGTTCTCCTGTCAA GGTCCTTTTGACAGGGATTACTGCCTGTATAAACATTCCATCAATCCCTATGGTAACAGGGAGAACAGAATCCTCTTCAGTACATGGAATCTTGATCATAT AATAGAGAAGAAACGTACCATTGTCCCAACGCTAGCAGAAGCTGTTAAAGAACAAGATGGAAGGGAAGTAGACTGGGAATACTTCTATCGGTTGCTATTTACGCTGGATAATCTAAAATTAGTGCACATTGCTTGCCATAAGAAAATCAGCCATAATCTCACCTGTGACAGAACTAAAATatacagaaaaagaaataataGGCAGAAGGTCTCAAAGTGA
- the DFFB gene encoding DNA fragmentation factor subunit beta isoform X2: MAPRPRAFKIRSLRDPRKFGVAARSLLELRRKGGKLLQLSSPDCRLCLYEDGTELTEVVSDIDHFLNTCYTQKDDIVEAAQKLLSDEQAPRRQKLLVDFIQTLSENILAESREEDRKWFEGIESRFKNKSSYMRYSCESRIRSYMKEVSSYTSAVHPAAQAEYKRITDFMLDKLKSVKYNGCYFDRREEEEVRLCTTDGWFSCQGPFDRDYCLYKHSINPYGNRENRILFSTWNLDHIIEKKRTIVPTLAEAVKEQDGREVDWEYFYRLLFTLDNLKLVHIACHKKISHNLTCDRTKIYRKRNNRQKVSK, translated from the exons ATGGCCCCGCGGCCCAGAGCCTTCAAGATCCGCAGCCTGCGCGACCCCCGCAAGTTCGGGGTGGCGGCGaggagcctgctggagctgcggcgCAAGGGGGGcaagctgctgcag CTTTCTTCTCCTGACTGCCGGCTCTGTTTGTATGAGGATGGGACAGAACTGACTGAAG TTGTCAGTGACATAGATCACTTCCTAAACAcatgctacacacaaaaagatgACATTGTTGAGGCTGCACAAAAGTTGCTATCAGATGAACAGGCTCCAAGGAGACAAAAGCTTCTAGTGGATTTCATTCAAACACTAAGTGAGAACATTTTGGCAGAAAGCAGAGAGGAAGACAGAAAGTGGTTTGAAG gTATAGAGTCTCGATTTAAGAATAAATCAAGTTACATGAGATACAGTTGTGAAAGCAGAATACGAAGTTATATGAAAGAG GTTAGCAGTTATACGTCAGCTGTTCATCCAGCAGCACAAGCAGAATATAAAAGAATAACTGACTTTATGTTGGATAAACTGAAGTCTGTTAAATATAATGGCTGTTACTTTGAcagaagagaggaggaggaggtccgcCTCTGCACTACTGATGGATGGTTCTCCTGTCAA GGTCCTTTTGACAGGGATTACTGCCTGTATAAACATTCCATCAATCCCTATGGTAACAGGGAGAACAGAATCCTCTTCAGTACATGGAATCTTGATCATAT AATAGAGAAGAAACGTACCATTGTCCCAACGCTAGCAGAAGCTGTTAAAGAACAAGATGGAAGGGAAGTAGACTGGGAATACTTCTATCGGTTGCTATTTACGCTGGATAATCTAAAATTAGTGCACATTGCTTGCCATAAGAAAATCAGCCATAATCTCACCTGTGACAGAACTAAAATatacagaaaaagaaataataGGCAGAAGGTCTCAAAGTGA
- the DFFB gene encoding DNA fragmentation factor subunit beta isoform X1, with protein sequence MAPRPRAFKIRSLRDPRKFGVAARSLLELRRKGGKLLQLSSPDCRLCLYEDGTELTEGYFHHIPENTDLVLLAPGETWQGFVSDIDHFLNTCYTQKDDIVEAAQKLLSDEQAPRRQKLLVDFIQTLSENILAESREEDRKWFEGIESRFKNKSSYMRYSCESRIRSYMKEVSSYTSAVHPAAQAEYKRITDFMLDKLKSVKYNGCYFDRREEEEVRLCTTDGWFSCQGPFDRDYCLYKHSINPYGNRENRILFSTWNLDHIIEKKRTIVPTLAEAVKEQDGREVDWEYFYRLLFTLDNLKLVHIACHKKISHNLTCDRTKIYRKRNNRQKVSK encoded by the exons ATGGCCCCGCGGCCCAGAGCCTTCAAGATCCGCAGCCTGCGCGACCCCCGCAAGTTCGGGGTGGCGGCGaggagcctgctggagctgcggcgCAAGGGGGGcaagctgctgcag CTTTCTTCTCCTGACTGCCGGCTCTGTTTGTATGAGGATGGGACAGAACTGACTGAAGGTTACTTCCACCACATTCCAGAGAATACAGACCTTGTACTGCTAGCTCCAGGGGAGACCTGGCAGGGTT TTGTCAGTGACATAGATCACTTCCTAAACAcatgctacacacaaaaagatgACATTGTTGAGGCTGCACAAAAGTTGCTATCAGATGAACAGGCTCCAAGGAGACAAAAGCTTCTAGTGGATTTCATTCAAACACTAAGTGAGAACATTTTGGCAGAAAGCAGAGAGGAAGACAGAAAGTGGTTTGAAG gTATAGAGTCTCGATTTAAGAATAAATCAAGTTACATGAGATACAGTTGTGAAAGCAGAATACGAAGTTATATGAAAGAG GTTAGCAGTTATACGTCAGCTGTTCATCCAGCAGCACAAGCAGAATATAAAAGAATAACTGACTTTATGTTGGATAAACTGAAGTCTGTTAAATATAATGGCTGTTACTTTGAcagaagagaggaggaggaggtccgcCTCTGCACTACTGATGGATGGTTCTCCTGTCAA GGTCCTTTTGACAGGGATTACTGCCTGTATAAACATTCCATCAATCCCTATGGTAACAGGGAGAACAGAATCCTCTTCAGTACATGGAATCTTGATCATAT AATAGAGAAGAAACGTACCATTGTCCCAACGCTAGCAGAAGCTGTTAAAGAACAAGATGGAAGGGAAGTAGACTGGGAATACTTCTATCGGTTGCTATTTACGCTGGATAATCTAAAATTAGTGCACATTGCTTGCCATAAGAAAATCAGCCATAATCTCACCTGTGACAGAACTAAAATatacagaaaaagaaataataGGCAGAAGGTCTCAAAGTGA